The following nucleotide sequence is from Ignavibacteriales bacterium.
TATTTCTCTTGGATCCCGGAAGATCCGCGCATACCAAATTTGCATCAGTTCTCTGTTGATAATCATTGGAATATTATCTCTGTTCCAGTGGAGCGAACATCATATCTCAAAACAGATCTTTTCCCCACTTCAATCTCTAACGCGTTTTATTACCATGATGGCGGATATGTTCCGGAAGATACTTTAAAAAGTAACGGTGCTTATTGGCTTAAATTTGGTAGCGATGAAATAATTTCAATAACAGGAGATAGTATCCGGACTCAAGCTTTCTCAGTACAAGAAGGATGGAATATGATAGGATCGGTATCTTCCCCTATAGCGGTTTCATCTATCACATCCGATCCTTCTAATCTCACAACATCGGATTTTTGGGAATTTAACCAATCGTACTTCAGAGTGGATTCAATATTACCGGGCAAAGGATATTGGGTAAAGGTTCGAGGAACCGGCACGTTATATTTATCTTCGGTTACGACAGGTAATATTACGAGCCGGATCAAGATAGCATCAACCGATGAGATGCCGCCATCCCCGCCTGTGCTGACAGGAGAAAAAGAAATACCGGTAACTCCGTTGACATTTTCACTAAAACAAAATTATCCTAATCCATTCAACCCGAGCACAACAATCAGCTATCAATTGCCAGCTAGAAGCCATGTAACACTCAGAGTTTTTGATCTGCTTGGAAGGGAAGTCGCGATGCTGGTGAATCGTATAGAGGAATCAGGGAATAAATCGGTGGTGTTTGATGCGAGCAGATTATTAAGTGGTGTTTATTATTATCGGTTACAAGCCGGAAATTTTGTTGATACGAAAAAACTGTTATTGCTCAGGTGAGTACAATTACAAGTAGCACCTATAGAACTACGCTGGAATAAGTCATGACATATAAAAACTACGTTCAATACTTTTGTTCAAATAAAAAATAAAAGGAGAATATTTATGAATAGATTTATAAGAATATTTACTTTAGTACTTGTTCTATGTTTCCAAGTTTCGGCAGGAGAACAGATTGCGCCCGTCTCACCAAAGAAAGAAAATATACCTTCACAGGTAACAGTCGCTTGGGCGAAGCGGGCACTCCAAGGATTTGACATGAAGGTATGGATAAGTAACCAAATGGTGCTGGGTCTTCAAGCGTGGGATGGAACCACACCGGACGGATTCGGGTTGGAATATCCAACCGGCTCTGGAATTGAACACCTCTATGGTGCCGGTCCATGGATTGGTGCTATGATTGATGGTGTTGCAAGGGTAACCGAAGGTTATAATGGTTATGATGCAAGAAAGGAAATACTTCCTCAGCAAGGTGACTCTATCCTCTCAACATCCCAGAAATCGGATAAAGATTTCTACTGTTCTGCAACAGACACATTCCATACACCGGTAATATCCGGTCACATTCCAATGGGAGTGAAAGTATCTCAAAATTCTTATGCCTGGCAACCGGGAATGTATACCAATGCTTTTGTAATTCAAGAGTATAATATTCAAAACATAGGAAATAAGATTTGGCAAAATGCTGTTGCAGGTTTTATGGCAGATATGGATATTGGACCGGTTAGCGTTGGGAATTTTTCTTCAAATAATTATGCTGCATTCGATGCAGCAACAAAGACAGCATACATGCACAATGCTATCGATCGGGGCTCTACACCACTCGGTGTTACTTTCCTGGGTACATCAATACCGCTTGATTCAGTACGTTTGGTCTTTAGGTGGTGGGACTTTACAACACATCAGGGACCGGGCACAAATGATTCAGCCCTCCACGCATGGATTTCCTGCGAAGGTGGAGTTCCATGCTTAGATTCCAATCAATCACCGTCAGTGCCGAGCGACGGGCGCGTTTACCTTGGGATAAGCGGAGTGACAATGCAACCTGGTGATTCAATAAAATTGTATTATGCAATCGTCTCAGGGAATACGATCCAGGAGATGTTGGACAACGCTAATCGTGCTCAGGATGTCTATAA
It contains:
- a CDS encoding T9SS type A sorting domain-containing protein, which translates into the protein MNRFIRIFTLVLVLCFQVSAGEQIAPVSPKKENIPSQVTVAWAKRALQGFDMKVWISNQMVLGLQAWDGTTPDGFGLEYPTGSGIEHLYGAGPWIGAMIDGVARVTEGYNGYDARKEILPQQGDSILSTSQKSDKDFYCSATDTFHTPVISGHIPMGVKVSQNSYAWQPGMYTNAFVIQEYNIQNIGNKIWQNAVAGFMADMDIGPVSVGNFSSNNYAAFDAATKTAYMHNAIDRGSTPLGVTFLGTSIPLDSVRLVFRWWDFTTHQGPGTNDSALHAWISCEGGVPCLDSNQSPSVPSDGRVYLGISGVTMQPGDSIKLYYAIVSGNTIQEMLDNANRAQDVYNSTFVTGVNDYTENMPQGFLLHQNYPNPFNPSTTISYQLPARSHVTLRVFDLLGREVAMLVNRIEESGNKSVTFDASRLLSGVYYYRLQARPTDGGEARQKDGGQAGNFTSVKKLLLLK